From a single Mycolicibacterium mengxianglii genomic region:
- a CDS encoding DEAD/DEAH box helicase, with translation MPAEVAPSTHALRSWQRKALVKYLTAKPRDFLAVATPGAGKTTFALRLAAELLNERTVEKVTVVVPTEHLKIQWARAAASQGIALDPKFSNSNSQTSSEYHGVVVTYAQVASHPFRHRVRTENYKTLVIFDEIHHGGDAKSWGEAIREAFDDATRRLALTGTPFRSDDSPIPFVNYEPDANGLMRSVADHTYGYSDALADGVVRPVMFMAYSGEARWRDSAGEEHAARLGEPLNAEQTARAWRTVLDPAGDWMPAVIAAADIRLRQKRQHVPDAGGMIIASDQTNARAYAKLLTTITGEAPTVVLSDDPGSSDRITEFSKGTSRWMVAVRMVSEGVDVPRLTVGVYATSASTPLFFAQAIGRFVRSRRPGETASVFLPSVPNLLLLASELEAQRNHILGKPHRESQGDEDPLDAELAKQRREEKGEEEKSFTSLGADAELDQVIFDGSSWGTATPAGSDEEADYLGIPGLLDAGQMRDLLSKRQVAQLEKRTASGEPAPRATHGQLRDLRKELNALVSAAHHRLGKPHGWIHNELRRICGGPPVAAATSEQIKERIIAVRELGFGQSS, from the coding sequence GTGCCGGCTGAAGTAGCGCCGAGTACCCACGCACTGCGCAGCTGGCAGCGGAAAGCTCTGGTCAAATATCTGACTGCCAAGCCCCGCGATTTCCTGGCTGTGGCGACCCCGGGCGCAGGCAAGACGACCTTCGCGCTCCGGCTCGCCGCCGAGCTCCTCAACGAGCGCACCGTCGAGAAGGTCACCGTCGTGGTGCCCACCGAGCACCTCAAGATCCAGTGGGCCAGGGCGGCCGCCTCCCAGGGGATCGCCCTGGATCCCAAGTTCAGCAACTCCAACTCACAGACGTCCTCGGAGTACCACGGCGTCGTCGTGACATATGCGCAGGTGGCCAGCCACCCGTTCCGGCACCGGGTGCGCACCGAGAACTACAAGACACTGGTGATCTTCGACGAGATCCACCACGGCGGTGACGCCAAGAGCTGGGGCGAGGCCATCCGCGAAGCCTTCGACGACGCGACCCGACGCCTGGCGCTGACGGGAACACCGTTCCGCAGTGACGACAGCCCCATCCCGTTCGTCAACTACGAGCCCGACGCCAACGGCCTGATGCGCAGTGTTGCCGACCACACGTACGGCTACTCCGATGCACTTGCCGACGGCGTAGTGCGACCAGTGATGTTCATGGCCTACTCCGGGGAGGCGCGCTGGCGCGACAGTGCCGGCGAGGAGCACGCCGCGCGCCTGGGCGAACCGCTCAACGCCGAGCAGACCGCCAGGGCGTGGCGCACCGTGCTCGACCCGGCCGGGGACTGGATGCCCGCGGTGATCGCCGCCGCCGATATCCGGCTGCGGCAGAAGCGCCAGCACGTGCCCGACGCCGGCGGCATGATCATCGCCTCCGATCAGACCAACGCCCGCGCCTACGCCAAGCTGCTGACCACGATCACCGGTGAGGCACCCACGGTGGTGCTCTCCGATGACCCCGGTTCCTCGGACCGCATCACCGAGTTCTCCAAGGGCACCAGCCGCTGGATGGTGGCGGTACGCATGGTGTCCGAGGGTGTCGACGTGCCGCGGTTGACGGTCGGCGTGTACGCCACCAGCGCTTCGACTCCACTGTTCTTCGCCCAGGCCATCGGCCGGTTCGTGCGGTCGCGCCGGCCCGGGGAGACCGCCAGCGTGTTCTTGCCGTCGGTGCCGAACCTGCTGCTGCTGGCCAGTGAACTGGAAGCTCAACGCAACCACATTCTCGGCAAGCCGCACCGCGAGTCGCAGGGCGACGAAGACCCGCTGGATGCCGAGTTGGCCAAGCAGCGTCGCGAGGAGAAGGGCGAGGAGGAGAAGTCCTTCACCTCACTGGGCGCCGACGCCGAACTCGATCAGGTGATTTTCGACGGCTCCTCCTGGGGCACCGCCACCCCCGCCGGCAGCGACGAGGAGGCCGACTACCTCGGCATCCCCGGCCTGCTCGACGCCGGCCAGATGCGCGACCTGTTGAGCAAGCGCCAGGTGGCGCAGCTCGAAAAGCGCACCGCCTCAGGCGAACCCGCGCCCCGGGCCACCCACGGGCAGCTGCGGGACCTACGCAAAGAGCTCAATGCGCTGGTCTCGGCGGCCCATCACCGGCTGGGCAAGCCACACGGCTGGATCCACAACGAGTTGCGCCGGATCTGCGGCGGGCCTCCCGTGGCGGCCGCCACCAGCGAGCAGATCAAAGAGCGCATCATCGCCGTACGCGAGCTCGGCTTCGGCCAGTCCTCGTGA
- a CDS encoding PH domain-containing protein, giving the protein MQPDAVRPEPGAPVWRRLSPRMLLVHPVHEVLRQLPLLVGSVVLGSATNNPLWSLLGLAAIVVFGVARWFTTTYRIDAEEVRLRAGVLQRTVLSVPRNRIRSVQTDARPLHRLLGLTVLRVSTGQEAHGDKAFELDAVPTGDVPQLRAVLLAQSRVEAPQPADIGVVLARWQPSWLRYSPLSMSGLVMITAAAGLIYQAGLGQVLQRSAVVESGLDAAQHFGVAASAAAAAVVVLVASVALSVGRSLLTYGNLVLRRHGDTLHLQHGLVRVREHTFDMTRLRGGTVREPLLVRAFGGARLDAVMTGVNGAGEASLLLPPCPAATAHGVLENLIGDNGVVTAPVRGHGPAAARRRWTRGLVLPGLAGVGLCAGALTVGVPAWSWWVLAVLTVGCALLAADRVRALGHRIDGAWLVSRSGSVERRRDCIATAGIIGWTVRQSPLQRRAGVATLIAATAAGTKRYVVIDVPAEQAWAVAAQASPWVAQSIWATPGM; this is encoded by the coding sequence ATGCAACCTGACGCGGTGCGCCCGGAGCCGGGTGCGCCGGTGTGGCGCCGGCTCAGCCCGCGAATGCTGTTGGTGCATCCGGTACATGAGGTGCTGCGGCAACTGCCGCTGCTGGTCGGTTCCGTCGTGCTGGGGTCGGCGACCAACAACCCACTGTGGTCGCTGCTCGGTCTGGCCGCGATCGTGGTGTTCGGGGTGGCCCGCTGGTTCACCACCACCTACCGCATCGACGCCGAGGAGGTGCGCCTGCGTGCGGGCGTGCTGCAGCGCACCGTGTTGTCGGTGCCGCGCAACCGGATCCGGTCGGTGCAGACCGACGCCCGGCCGCTGCACCGCCTGCTCGGGCTCACGGTGCTGCGGGTCAGCACCGGCCAGGAAGCTCATGGCGACAAGGCATTTGAACTCGATGCCGTGCCGACCGGCGACGTTCCGCAGCTGCGGGCGGTGCTGCTCGCGCAGTCTCGAGTCGAGGCGCCCCAGCCCGCCGACATCGGCGTCGTGCTGGCGCGTTGGCAGCCGTCCTGGCTGCGCTACAGCCCGTTGAGCATGTCGGGGTTGGTGATGATCACCGCGGCCGCCGGGCTGATCTACCAGGCCGGCCTGGGACAGGTGCTGCAGCGCTCGGCAGTGGTGGAGTCCGGACTGGATGCGGCGCAGCACTTCGGCGTGGCCGCTTCGGCTGCGGCCGCGGCTGTGGTGGTGCTGGTGGCCTCGGTGGCGCTGTCGGTGGGCCGGTCACTGCTGACCTACGGGAACCTGGTGCTGCGGCGGCACGGGGACACCTTGCATCTGCAGCACGGCCTGGTACGGGTCCGCGAGCACACCTTCGACATGACCCGGTTGCGCGGCGGCACGGTCCGCGAACCGCTGCTGGTCCGTGCTTTCGGCGGCGCCCGGCTGGATGCCGTGATGACCGGCGTCAACGGTGCCGGGGAGGCGTCGCTGCTGTTGCCGCCGTGCCCGGCGGCTACCGCGCACGGGGTGCTGGAGAACCTGATCGGGGACAACGGCGTTGTCACCGCACCGGTGCGCGGCCACGGCCCGGCGGCCGCACGGCGCCGCTGGACCCGCGGCCTGGTGCTGCCGGGGCTGGCGGGGGTGGGGCTCTGCGCGGGCGCGCTGACCGTCGGCGTGCCGGCGTGGAGTTGGTGGGTGCTGGCGGTGCTGACCGTGGGCTGCGCCCTGCTGGCCGCCGACCGGGTGCGGGCGCTGGGGCACCGCATAGACGGCGCGTGGTTGGTCTCGCGCAGCGGTAGCGTGGAGCGGCGCCGCGACTGCATCGCCACGGCGGGGATCATCGGGTGGACGGTGCGCCAGTCGCCGTTGCAGCGCCGCGCCGGGGTGGCGACGCTGATCGCGGCCACGGCCGCAGGCACCAAACGGTATGTGGTCATCGATGTGCCCGCCGAGCAGGCCTGGGCGGTGGCGGCGCAGGCCTCGCCGTGGGTGGCCCAGTCGATCTGGGCCACTCCGGGAATGTGA
- a CDS encoding HAD-IIA family hydrolase, with amino-acid sequence MATGGVLFDIDGVLVTSWKPITGAAETLRTLADNQIARSYLTNTTTRTRVEIADLLTDAGMDVNPDEVITAAVLTADFVRDRYPDAHCFLVNSGHIADDMPGIDVVSSVETRGGAMPATPDVVLLGGAGPEYDHVTLSWVYDWMAQGVPVVAMHRSMSWTTTEGLRIDTGMYLNGMEECSGRKATAVGKPAPEGFLASAARLGVEPDEMYMVGDDLNNDVLAGQVVGMTGVLVRTGKFRQDTLDRWAADEFAMQPNHVIDSVADLPELLGL; translated from the coding sequence ATGGCTACCGGCGGAGTGCTTTTCGACATCGATGGTGTGCTGGTCACCTCGTGGAAGCCGATAACCGGTGCGGCAGAGACGCTGCGGACGTTGGCGGACAACCAGATTGCCCGCTCGTATCTGACGAACACCACCACCCGCACCCGCGTTGAGATCGCCGATCTGCTGACCGATGCCGGTATGGACGTCAACCCGGACGAGGTGATCACCGCCGCGGTGCTGACCGCTGACTTCGTGCGCGATCGTTATCCGGACGCGCACTGCTTCCTGGTCAACAGCGGCCACATCGCCGACGACATGCCGGGGATCGACGTGGTGTCGTCGGTCGAGACGCGCGGTGGCGCGATGCCGGCGACTCCTGATGTGGTGCTGCTCGGCGGCGCCGGGCCCGAGTACGACCACGTGACGTTGAGCTGGGTGTACGACTGGATGGCCCAGGGCGTGCCGGTCGTCGCGATGCACCGCAGCATGTCCTGGACCACCACCGAGGGGCTGCGCATCGACACCGGCATGTACCTCAACGGCATGGAGGAGTGTTCCGGTCGCAAGGCCACCGCTGTCGGCAAGCCCGCCCCGGAGGGTTTTCTGGCGTCGGCGGCGCGCCTGGGAGTCGAGCCCGACGAGATGTACATGGTCGGCGACGATCTCAACAACGATGTGCTGGCCGGTCAGGTCGTCGGCATGACGGGGGTGCTGGTGCGCACCGGCAAGTTCCGCCAGGACACGTTGGACCGTTGGGCGGCAGACGAATTCGCGATGCAGCCCAACCACGTCATCGATTCGGTGGCCGACCTGCCTGAGCTGCTGGGTCTTTAG
- a CDS encoding PH domain-containing protein — MREPLHPPSTRAPLVWALSAAIPWLMVLAGLAVWFALDDQRLRLQVAVAAVAALSAVVAVGVVPVWRYRVHRWEISDRAVYTRTGWLTQERRIAPISRVQTVDTHRGPLDRLFGLANVTVTTASSAGAVQIVALDSAVADEIAARLTDIAAIGDHDAT; from the coding sequence ATGCGCGAGCCCCTTCACCCGCCGAGCACCCGCGCACCACTGGTGTGGGCACTGAGTGCGGCGATCCCGTGGCTGATGGTGCTGGCCGGGTTGGCGGTCTGGTTCGCACTCGATGATCAACGGCTGAGGCTGCAGGTCGCGGTGGCCGCGGTAGCCGCCCTCAGCGCGGTGGTGGCGGTGGGGGTGGTCCCGGTGTGGCGGTATCGCGTACACCGCTGGGAGATCAGTGACCGGGCGGTCTACACCCGCACCGGGTGGTTGACCCAGGAGCGCCGGATCGCGCCGATCTCACGGGTGCAGACCGTCGACACGCACCGCGGGCCGCTGGACCGGTTGTTCGGGCTGGCCAATGTGACGGTGACCACTGCGTCCTCGGCCGGGGCTGTGCAGATCGTCGCCCTGGATTCGGCGGTCGCCGATGAGATCGCGGCTCGGCTGACCGACATCGCGGCGATCGGTGACCACGATGCAACCTGA
- a CDS encoding SDR family NAD(P)-dependent oxidoreductase gives MSERKWTESDVGDQSGRIAIVTGSNTGLGYETARVLAAHGAHVVIAVRDTEKGKAAAARIAGEVPRADVAVQPLDLGSLQSVRTAAEELKSAYPRIDLLVNNAGVMYPPKQTTEDGFELQFGTNHLGHFALTGLLLEHLLPVENSRVVVVASLAHSIKAGIRFDDLQWEHGYNRVAAYGQSKLANLMFTYELQRRLATAGARTIAVAAHPGVSNTELTRHLPGSTLPGFSRLVGLATNSSYVGALATLRAATDPAVAGGQYYGPDGFHELWGHPVLVESSKQSHDVAVQERLWNVSEELTGVRFPV, from the coding sequence ATGAGCGAGCGCAAGTGGACCGAATCCGACGTCGGCGATCAGAGCGGTCGGATCGCGATCGTCACCGGCTCCAACACCGGATTGGGTTACGAGACGGCACGTGTCCTGGCCGCCCACGGCGCCCATGTGGTGATCGCCGTGCGCGACACCGAGAAGGGCAAGGCCGCCGCCGCCCGTATCGCCGGTGAGGTGCCGCGGGCCGATGTGGCAGTGCAGCCGCTGGATCTAGGTTCGCTGCAATCGGTTCGGACTGCGGCCGAGGAGCTGAAGTCCGCCTACCCGCGAATCGACCTGTTGGTCAACAACGCCGGGGTGATGTATCCGCCGAAGCAGACCACAGAGGACGGCTTCGAATTACAGTTCGGCACCAACCACCTCGGCCACTTCGCCCTGACCGGGCTGCTGCTGGAGCACCTGCTGCCGGTGGAGAATTCGCGGGTGGTGGTGGTGGCCAGCCTCGCGCACTCCATCAAAGCCGGCATCCGGTTCGACGACCTGCAGTGGGAACACGGCTACAACCGGGTGGCTGCGTACGGGCAGTCGAAGTTGGCCAACCTGATGTTCACCTACGAGCTGCAACGCCGGCTCGCCACGGCCGGCGCCCGAACCATCGCCGTCGCCGCCCACCCGGGGGTGTCCAACACCGAGTTGACGCGCCACCTGCCGGGCAGCACCCTGCCCGGGTTCAGCCGGCTCGTCGGGCTGGCCACCAACAGCTCCTATGTCGGCGCGCTGGCCACGCTGCGCGCCGCCACCGATCCCGCGGTCGCTGGAGGCCAGTACTACGGCCCGGACGGGTTCCACGAACTGTGGGGCCATCCGGTTCTCGTCGAGTCCAGCAAGCAGTCCCACGACGTCGCCGTGCAGGAGCGGCTGTGGAACGTCTCGGAGGAACTCACCGGCGTCAGGTTCCCGGTCTAG